The stretch of DNA GGCGGCGCTACAGGCACTTGCGGAAGGGGAAGAGGAGTAGGGGAGAGGCGGGAAGGTGTGGGCCAGGAACTCTAGGAGCCTGCCCCCACTATCTTTCTTCCGTCACCCTAATTCCAGGCCATTCCCGCCCGCTCCTGCCAGTACGCCGCCGGAGTTTGCGCCGCGTCCTGCAAGGCGTCCAACTCCTCTGGCCCCAGCTTCAGATTCAGGGCGCTGAGGTTGCTGTGAAGGTGCTGCTGGGTGGCCGCGCCGCTGAGAACCGTGTCGGCCCAGGGTTGCGCGAGGGCGGCGGCCAACGCCAAAGCGTCGGGCGTGGTGTGCAGGCGGGCGCACAGGTCGGTGATGGATTGAGGAACGCTGCCCCGTGCGCTCAGGCGGCCATTGGCGACGGCTTCCTTGACCACCACGCCCCAGCCCGCCGCGTGCGCCTCCGCCAACGCCGCGCCTACCGAAGACTCCAGCAGATTCCAGGTGGCCTGCACCACACTCAGCGGATTTACGCCGTCTAAGCGCACGTCTAGCGCCCGCTGCAAGGTGTCGGCCTGGGCAGGCCCGCTCAGGCTCAGGCCCACGCGCACGCCGGAGTCGGCCAGTTCTACCAGCCGGGCCAGCACCGCAAGGTCGTCCAGCACGCCCGTTTCCAGCGTCGCGGAATGAATCAGATAAAGGTCGGGTGTGCGGCGCAGGGCGGCCAACGTTTCGGGCCATTGCCGCTCCAGTGTGGGCCGCGTATGGTCTTTGACCTCGTGCTGTGCGGCGTCGGTGCGCCAGTTGGCGGTGTAGGTGTAGCCCCATTTGCTGCCTACCGTTGTGTCATATCCGCGATCTGCCAGCCAGCTCCCCAAAAACTCCTCAGCCAGTCCGTAGCTGCGGGCGGCGTCAAAGTAACGGATACCCGCCGCCCAAGCCTCGTCCAGCATGACGTGAGCATTGGCCCGCATCGCCTCCACCGACTTCTCTGGCCCCAAATCGGCCCCATGCCCTACGTTGATATAACCGGGCCGCCCCAACGCTGCCAGGCCGAGGCCGAGGCGCGTCACAGTGGGCAGATTGGCTCCCAGCAGGCGGGTTTCCAGCGCCGTCATCGGGAAGAATCCAGCTCAGTCTCTCCGCTCTCCAGGCTCGGCAGCGGCAGAATCGCCTCGGCTTCGATTTCTACCAGATGTTCGGGATCAATCAGGGCGGCCACCTGCACCATGCTGGCGGCGGGGCGAATATCGGCAAAAACCTCGCCGTGAGCGCGGCCCACCGCTTCCCACTGCCCGATATCGGTCACGTAGATTCGGGTTCTGACCACATGTTCCATCCGTCCGCCCAGGCGTTCGAGCGCGGCCTGAATGATGTTGAGGATCACGCGGGTCTGGCCCGCCGCGTCTCCCACACACTGCACCTCGCCGTGCAGGGTGGCGGTGGTTCCG from Deinococcus sp. QL22 encodes:
- a CDS encoding aldo/keto reductase → MTALETRLLGANLPTVTRLGLGLAALGRPGYINVGHGADLGPEKSVEAMRANAHVMLDEAWAAGIRYFDAARSYGLAEEFLGSWLADRGYDTTVGSKWGYTYTANWRTDAAQHEVKDHTRPTLERQWPETLAALRRTPDLYLIHSATLETGVLDDLAVLARLVELADSGVRVGLSLSGPAQADTLQRALDVRLDGVNPLSVVQATWNLLESSVGAALAEAHAAGWGVVVKEAVANGRLSARGSVPQSITDLCARLHTTPDALALAAALAQPWADTVLSGAATQQHLHSNLSALNLKLGPEELDALQDAAQTPAAYWQERAGMAWN
- a CDS encoding RidA family protein, producing the protein MKAVQPQRISGGSPWEDVVGYSRAVRVGQIIHVAGTTATLHGEVQCVGDAAGQTRVILNIIQAALERLGGRMEHVVRTRIYVTDIGQWEAVGRAHGEVFADIRPAASMVQVAALIDPEHLVEIEAEAILPLPSLESGETELDSSR